Proteins from a single region of Salipiger sp. H15:
- the flbT gene encoding flagellar biosynthesis repressor FlbT: MSGLVLKLGPHERLLINGAVIENGDRRSKLSIMTPGANILRLKDAIHPDEALTPVRRLCYTAQLVLTGDVPAERTKADLLRNIEELSRILTDPDSRTLLTRATEALLDEHFYQCLKSLRALIPREDRLLAAGRA, from the coding sequence ATGAGTGGCCTGGTTCTCAAGCTCGGCCCGCACGAACGCCTGCTGATCAACGGCGCGGTGATCGAAAATGGTGATCGCCGCAGCAAGCTGTCGATCATGACCCCGGGCGCAAACATCCTGCGGCTCAAGGATGCGATCCACCCTGACGAGGCGCTCACGCCCGTGCGGCGCCTGTGCTACACCGCGCAGCTCGTCCTGACCGGCGACGTACCGGCGGAAAGGACCAAGGCCGATCTTCTACGCAATATCGAGGAGTTGAGCCGCATCCTCACCGATCCCGACAGCCGCACGCTGCTCACCCGCGCGACCGAAGCGCTGCTCGACGAACATTTCTACCAATGCCTGAAATCGCTCCGCGCGCTCATCCCGCGCGAGGACAGGCTCCTGGCGGCGGGTCGCGCATGA
- the flaF gene encoding flagellar biosynthesis regulator FlaF translates to MNANFMARRAYAHSNASTRTDRAIEYELIARITHRIKSAAEAGPRHYPALVAALHDNCKLWTALAVDVADQDNKLPPDLRAQIFYLSQFVQVHTAKVLSRKARLAPLIEVNSAILAGLNARPARSVTAESASPAAQIAPRHQAGAVSQAQMR, encoded by the coding sequence ATGAATGCAAATTTCATGGCGCGCCGCGCCTATGCGCACTCGAACGCCAGCACACGCACCGACCGCGCCATCGAATACGAGCTGATCGCGCGGATCACCCACCGCATCAAGAGCGCCGCCGAAGCCGGTCCGCGCCACTACCCCGCCCTCGTCGCCGCGCTGCACGACAACTGCAAGCTCTGGACCGCGCTGGCCGTGGACGTGGCCGACCAGGACAACAAGCTGCCGCCGGACCTGCGGGCGCAGATCTTCTACCTGTCGCAATTCGTCCAGGTTCACACGGCCAAGGTGCTCTCGCGAAAGGCCAGACTCGCGCCGCTCATCGAGGTGAACAGCGCCATTCTCGCAGGTCTCAACGCCCGCCCGGCACGCAGCGTCACCGCCGAGTCCGCCTCCCCTGCGGCTCAGATCGCTCCGAGACACCAGGCCGGCGCGGTTTCCCAGGCGCAGATGCGATGA
- a CDS encoding DUF1217 domain-containing protein — protein sequence MSFQPIIVGSGLVAWQFLRSTRDVQQASFDASPSLVRDTDYFAEKIAGITTAENLVADRRLLRVALGAFGLQDDIDSKFFIRKLLEEGTTATDALANKLADERYKAMTRSFGFDRLGGPRTGYPDFAEEIIAKFRAQQFEVAVGEQDNALRLSLALQRSLPEIGSAAVSNDTKWFRIMGNQPLRTVFEGALGLPSSLGQLDIDQQLEVFKDKAAARFGSSDVSELSAHETLAKIAQTYLLQEQVKDFKAAGTGQIALTLLQNLPRWDAL from the coding sequence ATGAGCTTTCAACCCATCATCGTCGGCAGTGGCCTCGTCGCCTGGCAGTTCCTTCGGAGCACGCGCGACGTCCAACAGGCGAGCTTCGACGCCAGCCCTTCGCTTGTCCGCGACACCGACTATTTCGCGGAAAAGATCGCCGGGATCACCACGGCTGAGAATCTTGTGGCCGACCGCCGCCTCCTGCGCGTCGCGCTCGGGGCCTTCGGCCTGCAGGATGACATCGACAGCAAGTTCTTCATCCGCAAATTGCTCGAGGAAGGGACGACCGCGACGGATGCGCTGGCCAACAAACTGGCGGATGAGCGCTACAAGGCAATGACGCGGAGCTTCGGTTTCGACCGGCTCGGCGGACCGCGCACCGGCTACCCGGACTTCGCGGAAGAGATCATCGCCAAGTTCCGTGCCCAGCAGTTCGAGGTCGCTGTCGGCGAGCAGGACAATGCCCTGCGTCTCTCCCTCGCGCTGCAGCGCAGCCTCCCGGAAATTGGCTCAGCCGCGGTCTCCAACGATACCAAGTGGTTCCGCATCATGGGGAACCAACCGCTGCGCACCGTGTTCGAGGGCGCGCTCGGCCTGCCAAGCTCGCTGGGCCAGCTCGACATCGATCAGCAACTCGAGGTGTTCAAGGACAAGGCCGCAGCCCGGTTCGGATCCAGCGACGTCTCCGAGCTGTCCGCGCACGAGACCCTGGCCAAGATCGCGCAGACCTACCTGCTGCAGGAGCAGGTCAAGGATTTCAAGGCCGCCGGAACTGGGCAAATCGCACTAACCCTCTTGCAGAACTTGCCGCGATGGGACGCGCTCTAG